Proteins encoded within one genomic window of Diceros bicornis minor isolate mBicDic1 chromosome X, mDicBic1.mat.cur, whole genome shotgun sequence:
- the BMP15 gene encoding bone morphogenetic protein 15: MLLNTKPFKMVLLSILRILLLWGLVLFMEHRVQMAKVGHPSIALPAEAPTLPLIRELLEEAPGKQQRKPQVLGHPLRYMLELYQRSADAHGHPRENRTIGATMVRLVRPLTKVARPLRGPWHVQTLDFPLRPNRVEYQLVRATVVYRHQLHLSHFHLSCHVEPWVQKSPTNQFLSSGSRLSKPSLRSKAWTEMDITQHVRQRLWNHKQRRVLRLRFMCLQPKGSEVLELRWHGTSSLDTVFLLLYFNYTHKSGQKAKLLPRDLEEFMERDSSLLLRRARQAGSMASGVLGPSGEHDGPGSNQCSLHPFQVSFHQLGWDHWIIAPHLYTPNYCKGACPRVLRYGLNSPNHAIIQSLVNELVDQSIPQPSCVPYKYGPISILLIEANGSILYKEYENMIAQSCTCR, encoded by the exons ATGTTGCTGAACACCAAGCCTTTCAAGATGGTCCTCCTCAGCATCCTTAGAATCCTTCTTCTTTGGGGACTGGTGCTTTTTATGGAACACAGGGTCCAAATGGCAAAGGTAGGGCATCCCTCTATTGCCCTCCCAGCTGAGGCCCCTACCTTGCCCCTGATTCGGGAGCTGCTAGAAGAAGCCCCTGGCAAGCAGCAGAGGAAGCCACAGGTCCTAGGGCATCCCTTGCGGTACATGCTGGAGTTGTACCAGCGTTCAGCTGACGCACATGGACATCCTAGGGAGAACCGCACCATTGGGGCCACCATGGTGAGGCTGGTGAGGCCCTTGACCAAGGTAGCAAGGCCTCTCAGAG GCCCCTGGCATGTACAGACCCTGGACTTTCCTCTGAGACCAAACCGGGTAGAGTACCAACTAGTCAGAGCCACTGTGGTTTATCGCCATCAACTCCACCTATCTCACTTCCACCTCTCCTGCCATGTGGAGCCCTGGGTCCAGAAAAGCCCAACCAACCAGTTTCTTTCTTCAGGAAGCCGTCTCTCAAAGCCTTCCCTGCGGTCCAAAGCCTGGACAGAGATGGATATCACACAACACGTTCGGCAAAGGCTTTGGAATCACAAACAGCGCAGGGTTCTACGACTCCGCTTCATGTGTCTGCAGCCAAAAGGTAGTGAGGTTCTTGAGCTCCGGTGGCACGGCACTTCATCCTTGGACACTGTCTTTTTGTTACTCTATTTCAATTATACTCATAAAAGTGGTCAGAAGGCCAAACTTCTCCCCAGAGACTTGGAGGAATTTATGGAAAGGGACTCTTCTCTCCTCTTGCGGAGGGCTCGGCAAGCAGGCAGTATGGCGTCTGGAGTTCTGGGCCCCTCTGGGGAACATGATGGGCCTGGAAGTAACCAGTGTTCCCTCCACCCTTTCCAAGTCAGCTTCCACCAGTTGGGCTGGGATCATTGGATCATTGCTCCCCATCTCTATACCCCAAACTACTGTAAGGGAGCCTGCCCACGGGTACTACGCTATGGTCTCAATTCTCCCAATCACGCCATTATCCAGAGCCTTGTCAATGAGCTGGTGGACCAGAGCATCCCTCAGCCCTCCTGTGTCCCTTATAAGTATGGACCCATTAGCATCCTTCTGATTGAGGCAAATGGGAGTATCTTGTACAAGGAGTATGAGAATATGATTGCTCAGTCCTGCACATGCAGGTGA